The following proteins are encoded in a genomic region of Ictalurus punctatus breed USDA103 chromosome 15, Coco_2.0, whole genome shotgun sequence:
- the LOC108276390 gene encoding taste receptor type 1 member 1 gives MWAAGKKRMSVISKEHSMGELLFETLLLVCLWSCCYATVLQFNGNVTIYGMFPLHNVDATVSTLPQLADCNRGAANIHGYYLLQALRYAVEEINNDSQLLPGITLGYQTYDICSLQASILGTVTLAAQQYNRVKVKPQAIALIGPDSSSYSFIPAAALGAFLMPEISYEASDELLSNKQMYPSFFRTIPSDKNQVKAMLEILVRYNWTWIALLGSDNSYGLQGMLSLSQQASDFNICIAYQAVIPRLKNDTQQQIRNIVKNIIKTKVNTIVVFSSKRIAKGFFLFVIEQNVTGKVWIGSEDWSVATLVYNIPGISTIGTVLGVSVKYTPFNGFEDFVNQAITKLRNISVENTEMNVPCLQNTELYKMASAQYSLAEYDITSSFNVYRAVYAVAYALHQALRCDSEKCQNTEIQPWQLFQYLKQVRISIRNTTLFFDAHGNPPAGYDIITWIWLNKTWSLRMVGSFISEPPTLQMHASQIQWMPESRCSPECSYGYRQLQLGQHKCCFECIECPASTFLNKTDSTSCQPCNKDQWSPSGSEDCLQRTVLYLRWDEPLTIVLLLLLALTLLLTLGTALIFLLNLSTPVVKSAGGRTCLLMLLSLTVAAFSSLCLFNMPSRASCLFRKSLFIFSFTICLNCMTVRAFQVVCIFKWSAKLPKFYYTWVNNQGPNIFILITSLVEFFISVLCVSLNTPLPSADYDFYFESIVLECSKTISVVLPQILYVSILTVICFCLSYMGKDLPANYSEAKSITFSLMIYIISWITFFTTYIVNRGTLAMALEVVAILVSVIGILGGYFLPKVYIILLRPKMNTTAHFQNCIQMYTMNKQ, from the exons ATGTGGGCTGCAGGGAAGAAGAGAATGAGTGTGATCTCTAAAGAGCACAGTATGGGAGAACTCTTGTTTGAGACTCTGCTGTTGGTGTGTTTGTGGAGCTGCTGTTATGCCACTGTACTCCAGTTTAACGGAAATGTTACCATCTATGGCATGTTTCCTCTCCATAATGTAGATGCTACCGTCTCGACTCTACCTCAACTGGCTGACTGTAACCG AGGAGCTGCCAACATCCATGGCTACTACTTGCTGCAGGCTCTGCGCTATGCTGTAGAGGAGATCAACAACGACAGTCAGCTCCTGCCTGGTATCACACTAGGCTATCAGACATATGATATTTGCTCGCTTCAAGCTAGTATTCTGGGCACGGTGACTCTTGCAGCTCAGCAGTATAACAGAGTGAAAGTGAAGCCTCAAGCGATTGCCCTCATCGGACCCGACAGCAGCAGCTACAGCTTCATTCCAGCTGCTGCACTCGGTGCCTTTCTGATGCCTGAG ATCTCATATGAAGCTTCAGATGAACTGCTAAGCAACAAACAGATGTACCCATCTTTCTTTCGCACCATCCCCAGTGATAAAAACCAGGTGAAAGCTATGCTCGAGATTCTCGTGAGATACAACTGGACCTGGATAGCCCTTCTCGGCAGTGACAATTCATATGGCTTGCAGGGGATGTTGAGCCTGTCGCAGCAAGCATCAGATTTTAATATCTGCATCGCATATCAAGCAGTGATTCCAAGACTCAAAAATGACACACAGCAGCAGATACGAAACATTGTCAAGAATATCATCAAAACCAAAGTGAATACCATAGTAGTCTTTTCCAGCAAGAGAATTGCCAAAGGGTTTTTCTTATTTGTAATAGAGCAGAATGTGACAGGGAAAGTGTGGATCGGGTCTGAGGACTGGTCAGTGGCAACCTTAGTGTATAATATCCCTGGAATCAGTACTATTGGAACTGTCTTGGGTGTGTCTGTAAAATATACACCTTTTAATGGGTTCGAAGATTTTGTGAACCAGGCCATAACTAAGCTTAGAAACATCAGTGttgaaaacactgaaatgaatgTCCCATGCTTACAGAATACTGAATTGTACAAAATGGCATCTGCACAATATTCTCTGGCGGAATATGATATTACCTCTTCGTTTAACGTGTATCGGGCGGTATATGCAGTGGCTTATGCATTGCACCAGGCTCTCAGGTGTGATTCTGAAAAATGTCAGAACACTGAAATTCAGCCATGGCAG ctCTTCCAATATTTAAAACAAGTACGGATTTCTATCAGAAACACAACATTATTTTTTGATGCGCATGGAAACCCACCAGCAGGATACGACATTATCACATGGATATGGCTTAATAAAACATGGTCTCTTAGAATGGTGGGATCATTTATTTCAGAGCCCCCTACTCTTCAAATGCATGCTTCACAGATACAGTGG ATGCCTGAGTCACGTTGTTCCCCAGAATGTTCCTATGGGTACAGACAACTGCAGCTTGGACAACACAAATGTTGTTTTGAGTGCATAGAATGTCCAGCTTCCACTTTCCTCAACAAAACTG ACTCTACCAGCTGCCAGCCCTGCAACAAAGATCAGTGGTCTCCATCTGGGAGTGAGGACTGTCTACAGAGAACAGTTCTATACCTGCGATGGGATGAGCCATTGACCATTGTTCTCCTGCTTCTTCTGGCACTGACACTGCTGCTCACCCTGGGCACTGCTCTTATCTTCCTACTCAACTTGAGCACCCCAGTTGTAAAATCTGCAGGTGGCAGGACATGTCTGCTCATGTTGTTGTCTCTGACCGTAGCTGCCTTCAGCTCATTGTGCCTTTTCAACATGCCCTCTCGAGCATCCTGTCTGTTCAGAAAGTCTCTCTTCATCTTCAGTTTCACCATCTGCCTGAACTGCATGACTGTCCGTGCCTTCCAG GTGGTGTGCATATTCAAGTGGTCTGCAAAGCTTCCCAAGTTCTACTATACATGGGTCAACAATCAAGGTCCTAATATCTTCATCCTAATCACCTCTTTGGTTGAGTTCTTCATCTCTGTTCTCTGTGTGAGCTTAAATACACCACTCCCCTCAGCAGACTATGACTTCTACTTTGAAAGCATTGTATTAGAGTGCAGTAAAACTATATCTGTAGTGCTTCCACAAATTCTGTATGTGTCTATACTGACTGTAATATGTTTTTGCTTGAGCTACATGGGTAAAGACCTACCAGCAAATTACAGTGAGGCCAAGTCCATTACATTCAGCCTGATGATCTATATTATCTCCTGGATCACTTTCTTCACCACCTACATTGTTAATAGAGGAACTTTAGCTATGGCCTTGGAGGTGGTTGCCATTCTTGTTAGTGTTATTGGAATACTTGGTGGATACTTTTTGCCGAAAGTGTACATCATTTTATTACGACCGAAAATGAATACCACTGCCCACTTTCAAAATTGTATTCAAATGTATACCATGAATAAACAGTAA
- the her12 gene encoding hairy-related 12 — MAPHSVILSTFDHQRFTDKDKFKLRKPMVEKMRRDRINNCIDQLKKLLEKELCSQDPNTKLEKADILEMTVSFLKQQQRLPGALAQRDYNQGYSQCWRESLQFLNIHSNRGQSTQEVQQVHQRSSTELNHRLSVHSSKDCHAAQQQPGRSVWRPW, encoded by the exons ATGGCTCCACACTCAGTTATACTTTCCACCTTTGACCACCAGAGATTTACTGATAAGGACAAATTTAag CTGAGAAAGCCAATGGTAGAAAAGATGCGCCGAGACCGCATCAACAATTGCATCGATCAGCTGAAGAAGCTGTTGGAGAAAGAGCTCTGCAGCCAAGATCCAAACACCAAGCTGGAGAAAGCTGACATCCTGGAGATGACTGTCAGCTTTCTGAAGCAGCAGCAGAGGCTTCCGGGAGCACTGGCTCAGAGAGACTATAACCAAGGCTACTCTCAGTGCTGGAGGGAGTCTCTGCAGTTCCTTAACATCCACTCCAACAGAGGACAATCGACCCAGGAGGTCCAACAGGTCCACCAGAGATCCAGCACAGAGCTCAACCACAGGTTATCTGTACACAGCTCCAAAGACTGCCATGCTGCTCAACAACAACCCGGCAGGTCTGTCTGGAGGCCCTGGTAG
- the LOC108275676 gene encoding LOW QUALITY PROTEIN: transcription factor HES-5-like (The sequence of the model RefSeq protein was modified relative to this genomic sequence to represent the inferred CDS: deleted 2 bases in 1 codon; substituted 1 base at 1 genomic stop codon), producing MAPTITASMINSNHLLPLTNKLRKPIVEKMHRELINSSIXKLKSLLGGELQEKADILEMTVYFLRQQQQSHKKSSCSTEADEGYSRCVQEAINFLSQCQVHTQSQRRVLSHFLTMQPSMEKSRSVVPQLSSPSCQISSKEETPGCSDVWRPW from the exons ATGGCTCCTACAATCACTGCATCAATGATCAACTccaaccaccttcttccacttACTAATAAG CTGAGAAAGCCAATAGTGGAGAAGATGCATAGAGAA CTCATCAACAGCAGCATTTAGAAGCTCAAGTCTCTGCTGGGTGGAGAACTCCAGGAGAAAGCCGACATCCTGGAGATGACAGTTTATTTCCTGAGACAGCAGCAGCAGTCACACAAGAAGTCGAGCTGCTCCACTGAAGCTgatgaaggctacagcaggtgTGTGCAGGAGGCCATCAACTTCCTGTCTCAGTGTCAAGTACACACTCAGTCCCAGAGAAGAGTGCTGAGCCACTTCCTGACCATGCAGCCTTCCATGGAGAAGAGCAGAAGTGTCGTTCCTCAGCTCAGCTCTCCATCCTGCCAGATCAGCAGCAAAGAGGAGACTCCAGGCTGCAGTGACGTCTGGAGACCTTGGTAG
- the LOC108275637 gene encoding LOW QUALITY PROTEIN: transcription factor HES-5-like (The sequence of the model RefSeq protein was modified relative to this genomic sequence to represent the inferred CDS: deleted 2 bases in 1 codon; substituted 1 base at 1 genomic stop codon), with product MAPTITASVINSNHLLPLTNKLREPIVEKMHRELINSSIXKLKFLLGGELQEKADILEMTVYFLRQQQQSHKKSSCSTEADEGYSRCVQEAINFLSQCQVHTQSQRRVLSHFLTMQPSMEKSRSVVPQLSSPSCQICSKEETPGCSDVWRPW from the exons ATGGCTCCTACAATCACTGCATCAGTGATCAACTccaaccaccttcttccacttACTAATAAG CTGAGAGAGCCAATAGTGGAGAAGATGCATAGAGAA CTCATCAACAGCAGCATTTAGAAGCTCAAGTTTCTGCTGGGTGGAGAACTCCAGGAGAAAGCCGACATCCTGGAGATGACAGTTTATTTCCTGAGACAGCAGCAGCAGTCACACAAGAAGTCGAGCTGCTCCACTGAAGCTgatgaaggctacagcaggtgTGTGCAGGAGGCCATCAACTTCCTGTCTCAGTGTCAAGTACACACTCAGTCCCAGAGAAGAGTGCTGAGCCACTTCTTGACCATGCAGCCTTCCATGGAGAAGAGCAGAAGTGTCGTTCCTCAGCTCAGCTCTCCATCCTGCCAGATCTGCAGCAAAGAGGAGACTCCAGGCTGCAGTGACGTCTGGAGACCCTGGTAG
- the LOC128635140 gene encoding transcription factor HES-5: MCMNSRIKKLKSLLGGEFLTQQPDSRQEKADILEMTVYFLRQQQQSHKKSSCSTEADEGYSRCVQEAINFLSQCQVHTQSQRRCSLPWRRTEVSFLSSALHPARSAAKRRLQAAVNSGDPGP; the protein is encoded by the exons ATGTGCATGAACAGCAGAATCAAGAAGCTCAAGTCTCTGCTGGGTGGAGAATTCCTAACGCAACAGCCTGATTCCAGACAGGAGAAAGCCGACATCCTGGAGATGACAGTTTATTTCCTgaggcagcagcagcagtcacACAAGAAGTCGAGCTGCTCAACTGAAGCTgatgaaggctacagcaggtgTGTGCAGGAGGCCATCAACTTCCTGTCTCAGTGTCAAGTACACACTCAGTCCCAGAGAAGATGCAGCCTTCCATGGAGAAGAACAGAAGTGTCGTTTCTCAGCTCAGCTCTCCATCCTGCCAGATCTGCAGCAAAGAGGAGACTCCAGGCTGCAGTGAACTCTGGAGACCCTG GACCATAG
- the LOC108275587 gene encoding transcription factor HES-5 has product MAPTITASVINSNHLLPLTNKLRKPIVEKMRRERINSSIDKLKSLLGGEFLKQQPDSRQEKADILEMTVYFLRQQQQSHKKSSCSTEADEGYSRCVQEAINFLSQCQVHTQSQRRLLSHFLTMQPSMEKSRSVVPQLSSPSCQISSKEETPGCSELWRPW; this is encoded by the exons ATGGCTCCTACAATCACTGCATCAGTGATCAACTccaaccaccttcttccacttACTAATAAG CTGAGAAAGCCAATAGTGGAGAAGATGCGAAGAGAACGCATCAACAGCAgcattgacaagctcaagtctCTGCTGGGTGGAGAATTCCTAAAGCAACAGCCTGATTCCAGACAGGAGAAAGCCGACATCCTGGAGATGACAGTTTATTTCCTGAGACAGCAGCAGCAGTCGCACAAAAAGTCGAGCTGCTCCACTGAAGCTgatgaaggctacagcaggtgTGTGCAGGAGGCCATCAACTTCCTGTCTCAGTGTCAAGTACACACTCAGTCCCAGAGAAGACTTCTGAGCCACTTCCTGACCATGCAGCCTTCCATGGAGAAGAGCAGAAGTGTCGTTCCTCAGCTCAGCTCTCCATCCTGCCAGATCAGCAGCAAAGAGGAGACTCCAGGCTGCAGTGAACTCTGGAGACCCTGGTAG